DNA sequence from the Erythrolamprus reginae isolate rEryReg1 unplaced genomic scaffold, rEryReg1.hap1 scaffold_264, whole genome shotgun sequence genome:
GATTCCATCcatattttactcctaaaaactccAGCCTTGGTTCAAATTATCcaggacctagaaatttgccaaatttccctgTGGGAAACTCACATCGTGGGACTGACATGATTCCCCATAGGTGAGCTGTGGGGTTGGGAGTCCTTTAAATAAGATACACCTCAACCACCAGTGGTGTTTTTTACTCCTGAGAAAATACACAGCATGGTAAAAATTTACCTCAggtgccttccttactctctgagaatcaactaaaattactccagttgccttttttactccccagcgtcatggtatacaaagatacaatatttatatacaagtactagcacaagttacttctttactccctatatgcattagctcccccagcgtcccacaacgtctaagagcctcaaggcaggattatctcACCGTGCGAGAGGCACCCATCGCGGTCTCCATCTGCGAAGCCTTGGGCTGCGGGGGCGCCGTGGGGAGAGACGGGTTCCTCGCACGGCCCGAAGCCTCCtcttccgagaggggaaaaaacacgaGCGAAACGCGGCTGCACGCGCTGCTTGTACCTCAGCCTGAGCAGTCCGTCGACGTTTTTAAAGTGTCCCGCCCCCTCGGGGGAGAAGAGGCCGCTCAGCCAATCCGAGGGACAGGTTTCCAAAGCAGCCAATCGCAGCCGGGGTGGTCGGTCGGAGAGCGCTTGGCGGCAAAGGGACCTGGCGCTTGGCCTCATAGGTGTGGGTGATTGAGGGAGGCACGCGGTCTGGGCAGGTGCTTTAAATTAGCTTGctacgagagctggaagggaccttgtgggtcatctagtccaaccccgctcaagcaggagtccccgcaccatttcagacaaatggccattcaatctcctctttaaagtgttggagctctcacgacctccacaagcaacttctgtttcaccctcaaaaagttcccccttatttccaggttgaataatctctccttggtcagcttccatcccttattccttgtctgtccttttggtgccttggaaaacagccggaccccttcctctccatgcctttcagtttgtaaaataaaacaagatatttttattgtgactttttctgtgggcacattggcccacattaaaattgaaaatgtgtttctctctcaaaatttATCCCTCCTATCATCTCTCCAAATACTTATTTATCATACATATCtagtatacatatctccatacatgtctatgtaggtatcatctatttacatgcatacatacatacaaggtggcacaatctgaggttagttggggaaagatcagaagtaacctgagaaaatattttattaaaagtgtaGTAGAtacttgtaacaaacttccagcagatgtgagttggtaaatccacaggaactgaatttaaacatgcctgggatacacatagatccatcctaagataaaatacaggaaatagtataaggccagactagatggaccaggaggtttttttctgccgtcagtcttccatgtttctatgtttctatctatatgtatcatctctctacatacatcacacgtatatcacacatacacacaaaattactgtccatttttaatagtattcatgggtggaggctgctttcccgccccactggaaaggtccagtttttaaagccagccaatcatctatcaaaatacttatctatcatacatatctagtatacatatctccatacatgtctatgtagatatcatctatttacatgcatagatacatacaagggggcacaatctgaggttagttggggcaaagaaaatattattttactgaaagagtagtggatgcttggaacaaacttccagcagatgtagttggtaaatccacagtaactgaattgaaacatgcctgggataaacatagatccatcttaagataaaatacaggaaatagtataagggcagactagatggaccaggaggtttttttctgccatcagtcttccatgtttgttTCTATCTATAAGTATCATCTCTCTCCATtcatcacacacaaacacacaaaatcagtgtccattttgaatagtattcatggtGTCACCAGCCAGCAATCACCCCTAGTTTTTTTCAGGGTGGAGGCTGCTTTCCCACCCCCCTGCAAAGGTCCAGTTTTTAAattatctcttttattatttttgcagagGACTAAGAGATCAGAGGGAGATTTGGGctcatacaggcagtcctcgactttcaacagttcatttagtgaccactcaaagttgtaatggcattgaaaaagtgacttatgatttttCACACTTGGGACCATTTGCCGTGTCCCCATAGTTACATGATCGAGATTCGGACGCATGGCCACTGTGCAGAATTAGTTATATCTATatacgtgtatatatatatatacacatacatacacaataacacatctgaaatctaattaatataattatatttttcttaatatatttatatatatgtatatatatttaataatatatttatatatattatttactatattatattactatattatattatattactataataatatatttgtatatattattTGCACATATATTTATATGTGTTGTGAGCTACTCCTAATccagagagaggggcggcatacaagtccaataaataaataaaaataataatagtccaGAACTGGTTTGGTTTGCTTTGCTTTCTAAGAATTCTGCTTAAATGATACAAATGGAGGAGTTTTTGATACATGAGGTCTCAGCCTCCTGAAAGGAAAAGTAATTGACCCAAAATTGAAactgtttccttctttctcagtTACAGGAACTCTTTCCTTCCGCTGCCACCCCTAGTTCAATGTTTTCAAAAGGGATGCTTGCTTGTCCCAAAGTGCAAAATAATAAGATGGTTGTCTGGGCTGTGATTGTGTATTCATGGTTTAAATTTGGTTTCTGGAACTAGCCAGATTGTTTTTTGTCCTTCGACGTCAATTACCAATACGTCTTATTTTCGAAGAAGTGGGTGGCCCATATCTTGCGTTGGGCAAACCCAGTTAAAAAGATAAAGTTTCCCCCCCCTCATGAATATGTACTAGTCCAGTGACGGCGAATTTATGGCCTGGGTAGAAGAAGGAAAGAtgactggaaggaaggaaggaagagcaagggaagaaggaaagatgagaggaagaaaggaaggaaggatggaaggaaggaaggaaggaagggcaagggaagaaggaaagatgagtggaaggaaggaaggaagagcaagggaagaaggaaagatgagaggaaggaaggaaggaaggatggaaggaaggaaggaaggaaggaaggaagatagcaacagatttatataccgcttcgtagtgcttttacagccctctctaaatggtttacaaattggatggatggatggatggaaggaaggaagaaaggaagggcaagggaagaaggaaaaatgagtggaaggaaggaaggaaggaaggaaggaaggaaggaaggaaggaaggaaggaagatgcttCCTAGGAAACTATTAGAGAAGAGAAGCAGGGAACAATAtcctagcagtcttccaatatctcaggggttgccacaaagaagagggagtcaacctattctccaaagcccctgagggtagaacaagaaagaatgggtggaaactgactaAGGCCAGGAGCagcttagagctaaggagaaatttcctgaccgggAGAACAATTGTTCCTAAAACTGGATGGAAATCTCACACTGGATCCTTTCGTTCTTGCTTTGTTAGGCAAAACATCTACCGGTTAATTCAGGGACTGACGGTGGAGAAGGGCGCTCCAGGAGCAGACGCGGCCTACGCCTTGTACACACAGGTGTGGAGCAACACAGAGGACCAAGAGGTCATGAAGAGGACAGTGGTGGACCTGGAGACCGATTACATGTTCCTGGTCCCCACCCAGCAAGCGCTTCAGCTGCACCAAGCAAACGCCAAGTGAGCGACCGATGGAtttggaggaggtggtggtggggcgTGTCGTGCATGTTGGATGGGCCTCCCATAGAATCATGGgcccagaagggaccttggagatcttctagtcccgtGATGgcgaagtaggatgcttggctgcatagctagaggtataacaaacaggaagaatggtggaaggtcttaagcataaaactgatcaggaaagacatcatgaactcaatctgtagagtctggaggacagaaggaaaaggggggaacatgatcgaaacatttaaatatgttaaagggttaaataaggttcaggagggaagtgtttttaataggaaagtgaacacaagaacaagggggcacaatctgaagttagttgggggaaagatcaaaagcaatgtgagaaaatattatttcactgaaagagtagtagatccttggaacaaacttccagcagacatggttggtaaatccacagtaactgaatttaaacatgcctgggataaacatataaccattgtaagataaaatacaggaaatagtataagggcagactagatggaccaggaagtctttttctgccgtcagtcttctatgtttctatgtttctaagagggagattgtgatcctgctgtatagagcgctggtgagaccccatttggaatattgtgctcagttctggaaacctcacctacaaaaagagatggatcaaattgaacgggtccaaagacgggctacaaaaatggtggaaggtcttacgcctaaaactgatcaggaaagagttcatgaactcaatctgtatagtctggaggacagaagggaaaggggtggacacgattgaaacatttaaatatgtgaaagggttaactaaggttcaggagggaagtgtttttaatgggaaagtgaacccaagaacaagggggcacaatctgaggttagttgggggaaagatcagaagcaacgtgagaaaatattatttgactgaaagactggtagatgcttggaacaaacttccagcagacatggttggtggaTCCACAGgaactgtatttaaacatgcctgggataaacatagatccatcctaaggtaaaatacaagaaatagtataagggcagactagatggaccaggaggtcttttttctgctgtcaatcttctatgtttctgtttctacaacaggcaaaacggaagtctgttttcctgaacttctggtttgcctgttgggctgtttttttgcactccggggcttcagtgaggcctctgtGCGTGCCGATTCCTCTCTCACCATTCAAAACTTTTCTGCTTTGCTTATTCCAGAAGCAGCAAGACCTACAGCTATGTCTTCTCCGAGCCCTCGCGAATGCCCTTCATCTACCCCGCCTGGGTAGGGGCAGATCATGCCGATGATATCCAGTATGTCTTCGGCAAGCCGTTTGCTACCCCGTTGGGTTACAAGCCCCGGCACAGGAAGCTCTCCAAAGACATGATTGCTTATTGGACCAACTTCGCCAGAACTGGGTGAGAACCGGGAAGGGTGGGACAGAGTGGAGCACGCAGCCATAGGGGCTGGTTGGGGGCTCTGAAGGGCGTTTTTCACCTTTTGAATGTTACATAAAAGGTTTTTATACTTTTAATGCTTTATTGTAAACTGGACCAGAGACACTCTGTGAGGGAGATGGGGAGTTCATAAATATAATAGACAGATGACACATAAAATAGATGATAGTTTTATAGATCAATAGATGATAGATTTAATGGATttgattgatagatggatagagagacagaaacagagagatagataaatagagatagatagatagatagatagataggtaggtaggtaggtaggtaggtagaaggatacatagatgatagatagatagatagatagatagatagatagatagatagaaagaaacagattagacagacagacagacagagagagattagGTAGGTAAACATACACAGatgtacatagatagatagatagatagatagatagatagacagacagacagacagacagatagatgatagatagatagacagatagaaagatagatagatagatagaaggatagatagatagatggatagatagatagatagatagatagatgatagatagatagatagatgatagatagatagatagatagctatagaaatagacagaaaataaaaatatagaaattagatacacatatacatagatgatagatatacagatagatatagacagaaaataaaaatagagattagatagatacacatatagatgataaatagatagatagatagatagatagatagatagatagatagatagatagatagatagatataggtagataGAAACAGACAGACACAGTTAGatatagattgatgatagatataggtatagaaatagactgagaaaataaaaacatagagattagatacagatagatacagatagatagatgatagatggatagatagacagatagatgataaagagattcagacagacagagaaagatagaaaagataatAGAGAAAGTACAGcaaagttggatggatggatggatggatggatggatggatggatggatggatggatggatggatggacagacaaccAGAATGGGTGCCCTCGAAAGTTCTCATTGTCCCCCATGGAAGGTTTTTTTCGGGGCCCATTTGACAGCAGATACCCTAAATAAAAAACCAACAATTTTCATATCCTCAATCTAGAAACCCTGAGATCGGAAGCCTCTGTCTGAAGGAGGCTCTAGTTTCTTTTGGGTGTGTCGTCTCCGGTGTGATGTATGGCTGCgactgaatttgtttgattgattttaatatattggattttttaGCTTACGtggattttttaattaattagatttctctctgtattcactgttttacattgtatcctgtgagccacaccaagttttcagagaggggcagcatacaaatcgaataaataataatgataatgataataatgatgataataattaataatttctaagatttttattgatattgattgtttcttcattgcttatttgacccttagggcaatcattaagtgttgtaccacatgattcttgacaaatgtatcttttcctttggaccgggactcactactcacagtcactcatgccttcatcacctcgaggttcgactactgtaatgctctctacatggggcgacctttgaaaagtgttcggaaacttcagatcgtgcagaatgcagctgcgagagcaatcatgggcttccctaaatatgcccatgtcacaccaacactctgcagtctgcattggttgccgatcaatttccggtcacaattcaaagtgttggttatgacctataaagcccttcatggcatcagaccagaatatctccgagaccgccttctgctgcacgaatccagcgaccaattaggtcccggatcccgtcaactaaacaatgcggttggcgggccccaggggaagagccttctctgtggcggccccgactctctagaaccagctccccccagagattagaactacccctaccctccttgcctttcgtaaactcctcaaaacccacctttgtcgtcaggcatgggggaattgagacatctcccctgggcttatacaatttatgtatgttatgtttgtatgtatgtctgcttaataatggggtttttaaaatattttaaattgtaaattattagatttgttatgaattgttttattgtgttgtgagccgccccgagtctacggagaggggcggcatacaaatctaataaataataataataataataatgtacgctgagagcatctgcaccaaagacaaattccttgtgtgtctaatcacacttggccaataaaattctattctattcaataataataataataataataataataataataataataataataataataatgtgattgcacacacaaggaatttgtctttggtgcagatgctctcagattTTTAGATTTTAGATCTTTAGATTCAGGCTTCTCTGGTTGCGCTAACATGGCCCTGTTAAGAAATTGGAACTTGCACAAAAGAGAaccctgatttatttctcggatgcgaTTTGCAACATTGACACAAGCAAGACAACAACAGGGATTTATGTAAAGTGCCTGCGGCGGCTGCTGCAAAGCTTTAAGTTTTtggttgggggggaggcaggagggacaGACTGACACCCCCACCCTAGCGCTTTGTCTCCCACTGGGCAACAACGCTCAGGAGGaagttctgccggccacgggcgaggggtggagAGGACTCCACCCAGACCCGGCTGGTTCTGCTTGACCGCCTGGCTTTTGAGCGTCTTAAGAAGCCAGGACTTTGCCAATGACATCATTGACTAGATACCCAGGGCCTGAAAACCGTCCCTGGAGCGCATCTGTTCCTCTACCTGGCGAACGTTTTGTGCTTGGTGCAAGGAACAAGACCCGTCGTCTATCAATATCCCTCTTTCCAAGGTCCAAGCAGGGCCTCAATAGGGGACTGTCAGCTCTCTCAACCATCATTGTCTGTGGCACCTGTCCATCCCTGGCGCA
Encoded proteins:
- the LOC139156076 gene encoding bile salt-activated lipase-like, which codes for MKRTVVDLETDYMFLVPTQQALQLHQANAKSSKTYSYVFSEPSRMPFIYPAWVGADHADDIQYVFGKPFATPLGYKPRHRKLSKDMIAYWTNFARTGAIIKCCTT